In the Candidatus Electrothrix sp. GW3-4 genome, one interval contains:
- the secD gene encoding protein translocase subunit SecD codes for MNTNLKLKIGLLFTLILFSVMTIVPSFYKDSPEWWKKYLAPQGLKLGLDLQGGVHMVLRVDLDKAVTNNLDLAAQELKKGLAKKDISVVQLDAPDPAQVIFTLPNTGVLDQINDTLKEDFPDLDIDVQSEEGSFPRITLRLTQEQVNFVRENAVDQSLEIIRNRVDQFGVGEPVIVRQGEAEIVVQLPGIEDHERAKELINSTAQLEFKLVAQHNVNLQELVNQAKAAGQWQESGGDAEQLKKLNLALQTSLPKGTEIAFQLIEDKQNQEAGKKPILLESPVLMTGDMVKDARVGYGGTFNEPLVSLRLTGDGSDKFADITEANVNRQLAIVLDGVVRSAPVIRERILGGSAQISGSFTQTEASDLAIVLRVGALPAPVETIQNMTVGASLGHDSIMKGLTSGLFGALMVLVFMVIYYRLSGVIADLALALNILFLFAGLAMLGATLTLPGIAGIILSIGMAVDANVLIFERMREEFALGKSARSGVDTGFEKAFWSIVDSQVTTLITALALFLFGTGPIKGFAVTLSLGIIFNLFAVLFCTRLVYDWIFSRHKKMHELKFLQFVKKPNFNFMGVRKIAFTASAILAIFGTVAFVEILLGQANLGVDFSGGSLLQYKADQPFQLDAIRSALNKGNFGSVDLQQVTGENRLIVKVKKTEDTVGHLGDEITAVLAQQQGNTFALESQSEIGSSVSDVLRNKAIEAIAISLLGVLLYLAIRFDFSFGLAAAAATFHDVLVVLGICWLLNVEVNLLLVTALLTLAGYSLNDSVVVFDRIRENLGRFHEKDFNEIINISINDVLGRSVVTSLTTSLVLVALFFFGGSAIHDFSFALLMGVLVGTYSSVFIASPLLSLKKR; via the coding sequence ATGAATACCAACCTGAAACTCAAGATCGGGCTACTTTTTACCCTCATCCTCTTTTCTGTCATGACCATTGTGCCCTCCTTTTACAAGGACTCGCCGGAATGGTGGAAAAAATACCTGGCACCGCAAGGGCTGAAACTCGGCCTGGACCTTCAAGGCGGGGTCCACATGGTTCTCCGGGTCGATCTGGATAAGGCGGTGACCAATAATCTTGATCTTGCTGCCCAGGAGCTGAAAAAGGGACTGGCCAAGAAAGACATCTCTGTTGTGCAGTTGGACGCACCTGATCCTGCCCAGGTTATCTTTACCCTGCCCAATACCGGGGTGCTGGATCAAATCAATGATACCCTGAAAGAGGATTTTCCCGATCTGGACATTGATGTGCAGTCCGAGGAGGGCAGCTTTCCCCGCATTACCCTGAGGTTGACTCAGGAGCAGGTGAATTTTGTTCGCGAGAACGCAGTGGATCAGTCCCTGGAGATTATCCGAAACCGGGTTGACCAGTTCGGTGTGGGCGAGCCGGTCATCGTCCGCCAGGGCGAAGCAGAGATTGTGGTCCAGCTGCCCGGCATTGAGGATCATGAGCGGGCAAAAGAATTGATTAACAGCACTGCACAACTGGAGTTCAAACTGGTTGCCCAGCATAACGTGAATCTGCAAGAGCTGGTTAATCAAGCCAAGGCCGCAGGCCAATGGCAGGAGAGCGGCGGCGATGCAGAACAGCTTAAGAAACTTAATCTGGCCCTCCAGACCAGTCTGCCCAAGGGGACAGAAATTGCCTTTCAGCTTATCGAGGATAAGCAAAACCAAGAGGCGGGCAAGAAACCCATCCTGCTGGAGAGCCCGGTCCTCATGACCGGGGATATGGTCAAGGATGCCCGGGTCGGCTATGGCGGCACCTTTAACGAACCCCTGGTCAGCCTCCGTCTTACCGGTGACGGCAGTGATAAGTTTGCCGACATTACTGAGGCCAATGTCAACAGGCAGCTGGCCATTGTCCTGGACGGGGTAGTGCGCTCTGCTCCGGTTATCCGGGAACGGATCCTCGGCGGTTCAGCCCAGATCTCCGGGAGTTTTACCCAGACCGAGGCCAGTGATCTGGCCATTGTCCTTCGGGTCGGTGCCTTGCCAGCCCCGGTTGAAACTATCCAGAACATGACGGTCGGCGCCAGCCTCGGGCATGACTCCATTATGAAAGGCCTGACCTCGGGCCTCTTTGGCGCCTTGATGGTCCTGGTCTTCATGGTGATCTACTATCGGCTCTCCGGGGTGATTGCTGATCTGGCCCTGGCCCTGAATATCCTCTTTCTCTTTGCTGGCCTGGCCATGCTCGGCGCCACCCTGACCCTGCCCGGTATTGCCGGTATCATTCTCTCCATCGGCATGGCAGTGGATGCCAATGTCCTGATCTTTGAGCGCATGCGAGAGGAATTCGCCCTGGGCAAATCGGCCCGTTCCGGGGTGGATACCGGTTTTGAAAAGGCCTTCTGGTCCATTGTTGACTCCCAGGTGACTACCCTGATCACGGCCCTGGCCCTGTTTCTCTTTGGTACCGGTCCGATTAAGGGTTTTGCAGTCACCCTGTCCCTGGGCATTATCTTTAACCTCTTTGCCGTGTTGTTCTGCACCCGTTTGGTCTACGACTGGATCTTCAGTCGTCACAAAAAAATGCATGAACTCAAATTCCTCCAGTTTGTCAAAAAGCCCAATTTCAATTTTATGGGGGTCAGAAAAATTGCCTTTACCGCCTCTGCGATCCTGGCCATCTTCGGGACAGTGGCCTTTGTTGAAATCCTGCTTGGTCAGGCCAACCTTGGGGTTGATTTCTCCGGCGGTTCACTGTTGCAGTATAAGGCAGACCAACCCTTTCAACTGGATGCCATCCGCTCTGCCTTGAACAAGGGGAATTTCGGCTCAGTGGATCTCCAGCAGGTAACCGGAGAAAATCGCCTGATCGTCAAGGTGAAAAAGACCGAAGACACGGTGGGCCATCTGGGCGATGAGATTACAGCGGTGCTGGCCCAGCAGCAGGGTAATACCTTTGCCCTGGAGAGTCAGTCCGAGATCGGCTCCTCAGTCTCTGATGTCCTGCGGAATAAGGCCATTGAGGCCATTGCCATCTCCCTGCTCGGTGTGCTGCTCTACCTGGCCATTCGCTTTGATTTCAGCTTTGGCCTGGCAGCGGCAGCAGCCACCTTCCACGACGTGCTGGTGGTGCTGGGGATCTGCTGGTTGCTCAATGTAGAGGTCAACCTGCTCCTGGTCACAGCCCTGCTCACCCTGGCTGGTTACTCTCTGAACGACTCGGTGGTTGTCTTTGACCGCATCCGGGAAAACCTGGGGCGCTTTCATGAGAAAGACTTTAATGAGATCATCAACATCAGCATCAATGATGTCTTGGGCCGTTCCGTGGTGACCTCGCTGACCACCTCTCTGGTCCTGGTTGCCCTGTTCTTCTTCGGCGGTTCAGCAATCCATGATTTTTCTTTTGCCCTGCTGATGGGTGTGCTTGTGGGTACCTATTCTTCAGTGTTTATTGCCAGCCCGCTGCTTTCGTTGAAAAAACGGTAA
- a CDS encoding tetratricopeptide repeat protein: MRVAERSFLLCPPADLLKQHPALRREASAMEQAYAVNHVVPDEALKQVGAHLWQVLDQDGGLEEALGKLGNQVLPILISSGDAEIQYLPWELLYHQEQGFLGRKSRFTLSRSLAVPEEHQAEPAPLETGPLRVLLFTALPDDMDAHRSRLDVEEEQARVLEALLPRIAEGRVELEMPDDGRFSTFKDLLRNFRPHVVFLSGHGKFYHQPHTGEEPFGIFLFEDEIDQGHAVQGEELATALIGAPVECLVLSACESGKAASTSLTAGLARRLAQQGIPQVIGMRESLQDLAGILLAHAFCDAVAQGERVDLALQEARQAIQQAAGSSEGSGVLRDNSELSGAVELSRGQWCLPMLFTQDPARPLIDWNFAPKPPQVPLSRGLGDLTLPPLFIGRRSELRRIRRRLFREHAGQLLLTGPGGQGKTALAGKLALDLERRGFTSLVFQAGLDEEETEQRLKKFTFRVRGLLRRLLGPEETRDFYKDLEANLDNEQDRLEMLLEELLRATGNTLVLVLDNLESLQERDSLEISNESVRSWLAAARKFVGKGLILLLTSRHCLPDWPAADHQSLGKTNYGDFLAMARQLRLPFSFYGDRKRLRRAYEVLHGNGRGLEFFAAAIKEMNAREEEELFLALERAREEIQVNMCLEEIITRLSPEEKGLLERLPVYPVPVPLEGLVKLGLDLPNPEGCLQRLLDLSLLEQRWNPRLQTEEYQCPALVCELLAQQAGPPATPLRSLAADYLIYLFEQGQYRSVQHIITCHQALQMAERQEEADRLALDYIVGWLSRDGQYQALLEHWLPAICRSEDEQTRAEALGQTGKQLLHIGSYSEALDYLKQSLAIRREIGDKSGEGTTLNNISQIFKARGDYETALDYLKQSLAIRREIGDKSGEGTTLNNISQIYDARGDYETALDYLKQSLAIRREIGDKSGEGTTLNNISQIFKARGDYETALDYLKQSLAIQREIGDKSGEGTTLNNISALYHARGDYETALDYLKQSLAIQREIGDKSGEGTTLNNISQIYDARGDYETALDYLKQSLAIRREIGDKSGEGTTLNNISQIYDARGDYETALDYLKQSLAIQREIGDVAGLCATMFNMGHIHIQNEEVPEALGCWVQVYLWASKMNLAQALAALERLAGQLGLEGGLQGWARLAKQLMDAEDSSTSG, encoded by the coding sequence ATGCGTGTTGCCGAAAGGTCCTTCCTCCTCTGTCCGCCTGCTGATCTCCTGAAACAGCATCCTGCCCTGCGGCGTGAAGCCTCTGCCATGGAGCAGGCCTATGCCGTAAATCATGTCGTTCCTGATGAGGCGCTGAAGCAAGTTGGGGCGCATCTCTGGCAGGTGCTGGACCAGGACGGGGGCCTGGAAGAGGCCCTGGGGAAGCTCGGCAATCAGGTCCTGCCGATCTTGATCAGCAGCGGGGATGCCGAGATTCAATATCTGCCCTGGGAGCTCCTCTATCATCAGGAGCAGGGATTCCTGGGCAGGAAATCGCGTTTTACCCTGTCCCGTTCCCTTGCGGTGCCAGAAGAGCATCAGGCCGAACCTGCACCGTTAGAGACCGGCCCCTTGCGGGTCCTGCTCTTCACTGCCCTGCCCGATGATATGGATGCCCATCGCAGCCGCCTGGATGTGGAAGAGGAGCAGGCACGGGTGCTGGAGGCCCTGCTGCCCCGGATTGCCGAGGGGCGGGTAGAGCTGGAGATGCCTGATGACGGCCGTTTTTCCACCTTTAAGGACTTACTGAGGAATTTTCGGCCGCATGTTGTCTTTCTTTCCGGGCACGGCAAATTCTATCACCAGCCTCATACTGGCGAAGAGCCCTTTGGTATCTTTCTTTTTGAGGATGAGATCGATCAGGGCCATGCGGTGCAGGGGGAAGAGCTGGCAACGGCCCTGATCGGTGCCCCGGTGGAATGTCTGGTCCTCTCGGCTTGTGAGTCCGGCAAGGCCGCCTCAACGTCGCTGACTGCTGGCCTGGCTCGTCGCTTGGCGCAGCAGGGGATTCCCCAGGTCATTGGGATGCGGGAATCGTTGCAGGACCTGGCCGGTATCCTGCTGGCCCATGCCTTTTGTGATGCCGTGGCCCAGGGCGAGCGGGTGGATCTGGCCCTGCAAGAGGCCCGGCAGGCTATCCAGCAAGCAGCAGGATCATCGGAAGGAAGCGGCGTCCTGCGGGATAACAGCGAGCTGAGTGGGGCTGTGGAGTTAAGTCGAGGGCAGTGGTGCCTGCCCATGCTCTTTACTCAGGACCCGGCCCGGCCCCTGATTGACTGGAACTTTGCCCCCAAGCCGCCGCAGGTGCCGCTGAGTCGGGGACTGGGGGATCTCACCCTGCCACCGCTCTTTATCGGGCGGCGTTCGGAGCTGCGCCGGATTAGGAGGAGGCTGTTCCGGGAACACGCTGGCCAGTTACTGCTCACCGGGCCGGGGGGCCAGGGCAAAACCGCGTTGGCTGGTAAGCTGGCCCTGGATCTGGAGCGCCGGGGCTTTACCTCGCTGGTTTTTCAGGCTGGGTTGGATGAGGAAGAGACCGAGCAACGTCTGAAGAAATTTACCTTTCGGGTAAGAGGATTGCTCAGACGACTGCTGGGACCAGAGGAGACACGGGACTTCTATAAAGACCTGGAAGCCAATCTGGATAACGAGCAGGACCGTCTGGAAATGTTGCTGGAAGAGCTGCTTCGGGCCACGGGCAATACACTGGTCCTGGTCCTTGATAACCTGGAGTCTCTTCAGGAGAGGGACAGTCTGGAGATCAGCAATGAAAGCGTGCGGAGCTGGTTGGCTGCTGCTCGTAAATTTGTTGGCAAGGGCTTGATCCTTCTGCTCACCTCCCGCCATTGTTTGCCGGACTGGCCTGCGGCAGATCATCAGTCCTTGGGGAAAACAAACTACGGTGATTTTCTTGCCATGGCCCGCCAACTCCGTCTCCCCTTTTCTTTTTACGGGGACCGAAAACGTTTGCGTCGGGCCTATGAGGTCCTGCACGGCAACGGGCGAGGATTGGAGTTCTTTGCTGCTGCGATCAAGGAGATGAATGCTCGGGAGGAAGAAGAGCTGTTTCTTGCCCTGGAGCGGGCCAGGGAAGAGATTCAGGTCAATATGTGCCTGGAGGAGATCATCACTCGGCTGAGCCCAGAGGAGAAGGGCCTGTTGGAACGGCTGCCGGTCTATCCGGTGCCGGTGCCCCTGGAGGGTTTGGTCAAATTGGGCCTGGATTTGCCGAACCCGGAAGGATGTTTGCAGCGATTACTTGACCTGTCTCTGTTGGAACAGCGCTGGAATCCGCGGCTTCAGACAGAGGAATATCAATGCCCGGCCCTGGTCTGCGAGTTGCTGGCGCAACAGGCTGGCCCGCCCGCCACCCCTTTGCGTAGCCTTGCGGCTGATTACCTGATCTATCTTTTTGAGCAGGGGCAGTACCGAAGTGTACAGCATATCATTACCTGTCATCAAGCCTTGCAAATGGCAGAGCGGCAGGAGGAGGCAGACCGCTTGGCCCTGGATTACATCGTTGGTTGGTTGAGTAGGGATGGGCAATACCAGGCCCTGTTGGAACATTGGTTGCCTGCGATTTGTCGATCTGAGGATGAGCAGACACGGGCCGAGGCCCTTGGCCAGACCGGTAAACAGCTGCTGCATATCGGCAGTTACTCCGAGGCGCTGGACTATCTGAAACAGTCGCTGGCAATTAGGCGGGAAATCGGTGACAAATCCGGTGAAGGAACCACCCTCAATAATATCTCACAGATTTTCAAAGCCCGAGGCGATTACGAGACCGCGCTGGACTATCTGAAACAGTCGCTGGCAATTAGGCGGGAAATCGGTGACAAATCCGGTGAAGGAACCACCCTCAATAATATCTCACAGATCTATGACGCCCGAGGCGATTACGAGACCGCGCTGGACTATCTGAAACAGTCGCTGGCAATTAGGCGGGAAATCGGTGACAAATCCGGTGAAGGAACCACCCTCAATAATATCTCACAGATTTTCAAAGCCCGAGGCGATTACGAGACCGCGCTGGACTATCTGAAACAGTCGCTGGCAATACAGCGGGAAATCGGTGACAAATCCGGTGAAGGAACCACCCTCAATAATATCTCAGCACTGTATCACGCCCGAGGCGATTACGAGACCGCGCTGGACTATCTGAAACAGTCGCTGGCAATACAGCGGGAAATCGGTGACAAATCCGGTGAAGGAACCACCCTCAATAATATCTCACAGATCTATGACGCCCGAGGCGATTACGAGACCGCGCTGGACTATCTGAAACAGTCGCTGGCAATTAGGCGGGAAATCGGTGACAAATCCGGTGAAGGAACCACCCTCAATAATATCTCACAGATCTATGACGCCCGAGGCGATTACGAGACCGCGCTGGACTATCTGAAACAGTCGCTGGCAATACAGCGGGAAATCGGTGACGTTGCCGGGTTATGCGCTACCATGTTCAATATGGGCCATATCCACATCCAAAATGAAGAGGTGCCGGAGGCCCTGGGCTGCTGGGTGCAGGTCTATCTATGGGCCAGTAAGATGAACCTTGCCCAGGCATTGGCAGCCTTGGAAAGGCTGGCCGGGCAACTTGGCCTGGAAGGTGGGTTACAGGGATGGGCCCGGCTGGCAAAACAGCTTATGGATGCTGAGGATTCCAGTACCTCTGGCTAA
- a CDS encoding AAA family ATPase, protein MKIPYGESSFKKIRTGDYLYIDKTAYIAPLEEEGCFNILLRPRRFGKSLFLSTLWHYYDVHYQDQFGSLFSGLAIGEAPTPLRNSYQVLFMEFSGIRDNNTATILEDFLFEIRKRLRIF, encoded by the coding sequence ATGAAGATCCCCTACGGAGAAAGCAGCTTTAAAAAAATCAGAACTGGCGATTACCTGTACATCGACAAGACCGCCTACATCGCCCCCCTGGAGGAAGAAGGCTGCTTCAACATCCTGCTCCGCCCCCGCCGCTTCGGCAAAAGCCTCTTTCTCTCCACCCTCTGGCATTACTACGATGTCCACTATCAAGATCAATTTGGGTCCCTCTTTTCCGGGCTTGCCATCGGCGAAGCCCCTACCCCACTGCGCAACAGCTACCAGGTGCTCTTTATGGAGTTCAGTGGCATCCGCGACAACAATACTGCAACAATCCTTGAGGATTTCCTCTTTGAAATCCGCAAACGACTCCGCATCTTCTAA
- a CDS encoding AAA family ATPase, whose protein sequence is MVPGAGRGERFLEDYQYPQEDINRLEAASELSPASLMKLFFEIIRDQKIYLMIDEYDHFANSLLGTSLERFQEIIGRGGFVRSFYETIKTATMEGIVDRFFITGVTSITLDSLTSGFNIGNNITHHQGFNQAIGFTHEEVATTIQPLVTACDLEQPVPACRAAERPVPDVPR, encoded by the coding sequence TTGGTCCCGGGCGCAGGCCGGGGGGAGCGCTTTTTAGAGGATTACCAATACCCGCAAGAGGACATCAACCGCCTGGAAGCGGCAAGTGAACTCTCTCCTGCCTCCTTAATGAAGCTCTTTTTCGAAATAATCAGGGATCAAAAAATTTATCTGATGATCGACGAATACGATCATTTCGCCAATAGCCTGCTCGGCACCAGCCTGGAACGTTTTCAGGAGATCATCGGCAGGGGCGGCTTTGTCCGCAGCTTTTACGAGACCATAAAAACCGCGACAATGGAGGGCATTGTTGACCGCTTCTTCATCACCGGCGTCACCTCCATCACCCTGGACAGCCTGACCAGTGGCTTCAACATCGGCAATAATATTACCCACCACCAGGGATTCAATCAGGCCATTGGCTTTACCCATGAGGAAGTCGCGACCACAATCCAGCCCCTGGTTACTGCCTGCGACCTTGAGCAGCCAGTTCCTGCCTGTAGGGCCGCTGAAAGACCTGTCCCAGATGTTCCGAGGTAA
- a CDS encoding Na/Pi symporter: MDIPIDFWKLAAGLSIFLYGMFLLEDSVRIMSGKAFRQMIRFYTNGRLRSIGSGALITAILQSSSAVSLMVLAFVGAGVMTMENGIGVMMGANIGTTLTAWIVAAFGFKIKISSMAFPFIACSGLIAIIINPSSKIYQASRLLIGFGFLLLGLDYMKTSVEAYTQYVDLTALAGYGIWLYLLFGILMTAIMQASAASIAIILTGLNSGLINFEIAAAMVIGANIGTTVTVLLGAVGGMPIKKRVGTSHLFFNVVTGVVAFISLGPLTHVVELFFDTSANAVMGLALFHSLFNLIGAVIFLPFIGYMSRVLLRVFPERKAVLTVYLNNTPTEVLDAATSSLRKETLHLFEECQFYALKTFGIDDKLVFDHTLPFQKNLGRRNTLRDFYENAKLLHGEIIEFYAKLLNAKLEEEEAKALERMIYASRNIMNSMKNVKGLRHDMEEFDSSENKHLNRQYRLFRRRLIGLYHSINSFFDMMGDHQEQYRILLRTVIHIEQQDAQFLSTVMELAAAKDIDEREISSLLMANRLFSQSCRLQVFALKDLLLRKEEIKEFDHAMEMKELLDEEHGR, encoded by the coding sequence ATGGATATCCCTATAGATTTTTGGAAACTGGCAGCGGGCTTGTCGATCTTTCTTTACGGCATGTTTCTTTTGGAGGACTCTGTCCGGATCATGTCCGGCAAGGCCTTTCGCCAGATGATTCGTTTTTATACTAATGGTCGTCTCCGCTCCATAGGGAGTGGTGCTCTCATCACAGCAATCCTTCAGTCCAGCTCTGCCGTGTCCCTCATGGTATTGGCCTTTGTCGGGGCCGGGGTGATGACTATGGAAAACGGCATCGGCGTGATGATGGGGGCGAATATCGGCACGACCCTGACGGCATGGATTGTGGCAGCCTTTGGTTTTAAAATCAAAATTTCAAGCATGGCCTTTCCCTTCATCGCCTGTTCCGGCCTTATTGCCATCATCATTAATCCGTCGTCAAAAATTTATCAGGCCAGCCGACTCCTGATCGGTTTTGGTTTTCTTCTGCTTGGTCTTGATTATATGAAGACCAGCGTGGAGGCCTATACCCAGTACGTTGACCTGACGGCGCTTGCTGGTTATGGAATTTGGCTCTATTTGCTCTTTGGCATCCTCATGACAGCTATCATGCAGGCCAGTGCAGCTTCCATTGCCATCATTCTTACCGGACTTAACAGCGGGTTGATTAACTTTGAGATTGCGGCGGCAATGGTGATCGGAGCTAATATCGGTACCACGGTCACGGTACTGCTCGGCGCTGTCGGCGGTATGCCTATAAAAAAACGGGTGGGGACCAGTCATCTTTTCTTCAATGTGGTGACTGGGGTTGTTGCCTTTATCAGCTTGGGTCCTTTAACTCATGTGGTCGAGCTGTTTTTTGATACCTCAGCCAATGCCGTCATGGGATTAGCGCTTTTTCATTCCCTGTTCAATCTGATAGGAGCAGTGATTTTTCTCCCGTTCATCGGCTACATGTCCCGGGTTCTTCTTCGGGTTTTTCCTGAACGAAAAGCGGTGCTTACCGTCTATCTCAATAATACGCCCACAGAGGTGCTGGATGCTGCCACTTCTTCCCTGCGCAAAGAAACCCTGCATCTCTTTGAGGAATGTCAGTTCTACGCCCTCAAGACCTTTGGTATTGACGATAAGCTGGTCTTTGACCATACGCTGCCCTTTCAAAAAAATCTCGGTCGTCGAAATACCCTGAGAGATTTTTATGAAAATGCCAAACTCTTGCATGGTGAGATTATTGAGTTTTATGCTAAACTCTTGAACGCCAAGCTGGAGGAAGAAGAGGCTAAGGCCCTGGAGCGGATGATCTATGCCTCCCGCAATATCATGAATTCCATGAAGAACGTCAAAGGGCTCCGTCATGATATGGAGGAATTTGACAGCTCAGAAAATAAGCATCTGAACCGGCAGTACCGGTTGTTTCGGCGTCGTCTTATCGGCTTATATCACAGTATCAATAGTTTTTTCGATATGATGGGTGATCATCAGGAACAATACCGCATCCTGCTGCGTACGGTGATTCATATTGAACAGCAGGATGCTCAATTTCTCAGCACGGTTATGGAATTGGCTGCTGCAAAGGATATTGATGAACGGGAGATCTCTTCATTACTTATGGCCAACCGCCTGTTCAGCCAGTCCTGCCGTCTCCAGGTCTTTGCCCTGAAAGACCTCCTGCTCAGGAAGGAAGAGATTAAGGAGTTTGATCATGCTATGGAGATGAAAGAGCTGTTGGATGAGGAGCATGGGCGGTAG